The following coding sequences are from one Beggiatoa alba B18LD window:
- a CDS encoding polysaccharide biosynthesis protein, giving the protein MIMKTFPPLIRLPVLLHDSCMVALAWTLALILRYDFPLPDETEAVFLQVLPIVVTLQSLTLWYFGVYKGIWQFSSLPDLLTILRAVTVGTILVILALVLFNRLEGIPRLALFFYPIMLIILLGLPRLLTRLWYEHSFLFLFPAKQLNGKPIEPQRLLVLGAGTSGEMLVRDMRRSHTCGYIPVGFLDDRQRLHGGRVQGLPVLGGIEDVCELVKSYSIDIIVIAMPSATDSQMQRVVEHCERAGVPFRTLPKIQELNNQSVNLNNLREVSIDDLLGREKVQLDWQLIQSGIADKVVMVSGGGGSIGAELCRQIARLKPQALVIFEQCEFNLYKIDLQLRHEFPQLTLHICLGDIVDKVAVQDAFQRYQPQVVFHAAAYKHVPMLQCQTRAAIRNNLLGTKQLAEMAVKYHCPIFVLISTDKAVNPTNIMGATKRAAEIFCQGLNACSNTHFITVRFGNVLGSAGSVVPLFKAQIAKGGPVTVTHPDISRYFMTIPEACQLILQAGTMGKGGEIFVLDMGKPIKISYLAEQMIRLSGHRPNHDIPIIYTGLRAGEKLHEELFYAEEKLNPTPHPKILLAAQRPIEWIQLQDALIELQTACEQANDTQLQYILNTIVPELQLHPTHAP; this is encoded by the coding sequence ATGATAATGAAGACTTTCCCGCCTTTAATTCGCCTACCTGTTTTACTTCATGACTCCTGCATGGTCGCATTAGCATGGACATTAGCCCTCATCCTCCGCTACGACTTTCCCCTGCCTGATGAAACTGAAGCGGTTTTTTTACAGGTTTTACCGATTGTTGTAACATTACAAAGTCTTACCCTGTGGTATTTTGGGGTTTATAAAGGTATTTGGCAGTTTTCTAGTTTGCCCGATTTACTGACTATTTTACGCGCTGTCACCGTTGGGACTATTTTAGTAATTCTTGCCCTTGTTTTATTCAATCGTTTAGAAGGGATTCCGCGCCTTGCCCTATTTTTCTATCCGATTATGCTTATCATCTTATTAGGACTACCGCGATTACTAACACGCCTTTGGTACGAACATTCTTTTCTGTTTCTATTTCCTGCTAAACAGCTCAATGGTAAACCCATAGAACCACAACGTTTATTAGTGTTAGGTGCAGGTACATCAGGGGAAATGCTGGTGCGCGATATGCGTCGCTCTCATACCTGTGGCTATATTCCTGTGGGTTTTTTAGATGACCGTCAACGCTTGCATGGTGGACGAGTGCAAGGACTGCCTGTTTTAGGCGGTATAGAAGATGTTTGTGAATTGGTAAAAAGCTATAGCATTGATATCATTGTTATTGCAATGCCCTCTGCAACAGATAGCCAAATGCAGCGCGTGGTTGAACACTGTGAGCGAGCGGGCGTACCCTTTCGCACACTGCCAAAAATTCAAGAATTAAATAATCAAAGCGTTAATTTGAATAATCTTCGTGAAGTTTCTATCGATGATTTACTAGGGCGGGAAAAGGTACAATTAGATTGGCAACTCATTCAATCGGGTATTGCGGATAAAGTTGTGATGGTCAGCGGTGGCGGTGGTTCTATTGGTGCAGAACTGTGTCGGCAAATTGCCCGATTAAAGCCACAAGCCCTTGTGATTTTTGAACAATGTGAATTTAATTTATACAAAATTGATTTACAACTGCGTCATGAATTCCCGCAATTAACCCTACATATTTGTCTGGGGGATATTGTTGATAAAGTTGCCGTACAAGATGCTTTTCAACGTTATCAACCACAAGTCGTTTTTCATGCAGCGGCGTATAAACATGTCCCCATGTTACAATGTCAAACCCGCGCCGCTATTCGCAATAACCTATTGGGTACTAAGCAACTGGCTGAAATGGCAGTTAAATACCATTGTCCCATTTTCGTCTTGATTTCTACGGATAAAGCAGTCAACCCCACTAATATCATGGGCGCGACCAAACGGGCTGCCGAAATTTTCTGCCAAGGACTTAACGCTTGTTCAAATACCCATTTTATCACGGTGCGTTTTGGCAATGTTTTAGGCTCTGCGGGTAGCGTTGTTCCCTTGTTTAAAGCCCAAATTGCGAAAGGCGGGCCTGTGACCGTGACACATCCCGATATTAGTCGTTATTTCATGACGATACCTGAAGCCTGTCAACTCATTCTACAAGCAGGGACAATGGGAAAAGGTGGCGAGATTTTTGTACTGGACATGGGAAAACCTATTAAAATCAGCTATCTTGCGGAGCAAATGATACGCTTATCAGGACATCGTCCCAATCATGATATTCCTATCATTTATACAGGATTGCGTGCAGGCGAAAAACTCCACGAAGAACTGTTTTATGCAGAGGAAAAATTGAACCCGACACCACATCCAAAAATCCTACTTGCGGCACAACGCCCCATTGAATGGATACAACTACAAGACGCGCTTATTGAGTTGCAGACCGCCTGCGAACAAGCAAACGACACACAATTACAATACATCCTCAATACAATCGTACCTGAACTGCAATTACACCCCACTCATGCCCCATAA
- a CDS encoding tautomerase family protein, with product MAQVTIYGGATILPQYRNILSTTVHRCMVEVLQIAAEKRFHRFIPLTAENFLYPEDKSERYTVIEIQFFTGRTAETKKRLLYQLMERIATDVGISQQDLEIILIEIPPAHWAVRGKTGDELT from the coding sequence ATGGCTCAAGTAACCATTTATGGCGGCGCAACTATCCTGCCACAATACCGAAACATTTTATCGACAACCGTTCATCGCTGTATGGTTGAGGTGCTCCAAATTGCGGCTGAAAAACGATTTCATCGTTTCATTCCCTTAACGGCTGAAAACTTTCTGTATCCCGAGGATAAATCTGAACGTTACACCGTGATTGAAATCCAATTTTTTACAGGACGCACAGCAGAGACCAAAAAACGCTTACTTTATCAATTGATGGAAAGAATAGCGACAGATGTTGGTATTTCTCAGCAAGATTTAGAAATCATCCTAATAGAAATCCCACCCGCTCATTGGGCTGTTCGAGGTAAAACGGGTGATGAACTGACTTAA
- a CDS encoding DMT family transporter, with the protein MNWFLMILTLIGGMVLPLQAGVNATLSRHLASPALAALISFAIGTLALLAYYFLTRQAFNNFAVIKTMPYWVWIGGLLGAFYVLIAVMVAHKLGAATLIALTVAGQMFASLILDSYGLVGFAETELSTGRIIGAVLLILGVVLIKFF; encoded by the coding sequence ATGAATTGGTTTTTAATGATTTTGACGTTAATTGGTGGCATGGTGTTACCGTTACAAGCAGGTGTCAATGCAACGTTATCGCGCCACTTAGCAAGCCCAGCCTTAGCGGCACTGATTTCATTTGCAATCGGTACGTTAGCTTTATTAGCTTATTATTTCTTGACTCGTCAGGCATTTAATAACTTTGCAGTGATTAAAACAATGCCTTATTGGGTATGGATTGGCGGGTTATTAGGGGCGTTTTATGTCTTAATTGCGGTGATGGTTGCACATAAATTAGGGGCAGCGACCTTAATTGCATTAACTGTTGCGGGGCAAATGTTTGCTTCTTTAATTTTAGATTCTTACGGCTTAGTCGGCTTTGCTGAAACGGAATTATCAACAGGGCGTATTATCGGCGCAGTTTTATTAATCCTTGGAGTTGTGCTGATTAAATTTTTCTAA
- a CDS encoding ATP-binding protein, producing MNISNGIQTYGVLLTLKYAEAVESLSIIQVSQNVIEHLGFTANELLNQPLSKCIPLVQLAPLKDFLKNPSQLINYNPFTWVLSVKGQTQRFNGIFYYNQQGMLLLCLEPVLAQANPDFWYIHQAQAIIARLQPIQRTETYYMNLVNEFQAFTGYDRVLLYSYNPLMGEQILAEANNSAYITHPHQYPYREIQPAIHLACHKHRLWFLNDIHQSISYLTPSQLMTGELVDMHMIPLNPQLPISLRHIQNNKVRAVFLLALIIDDKLWGFIVAQHNSPYRLPYAQRVACEVLGQAISTHLHYLQQTIDSRLYSSSDLTPATPNFMQALNECREHYHTVLNALEEGLIIHDHQGDIIEINQRACQILDMSLAEIKASYNTTQLRFFHEDGSPYPYQDYPPLYALHTDKPLQRLVLGVTHQDNENIKWLLINTQLLYRAGSHNPYALFASFTDISEHKRTEEALRKSEARLLKTQQLARLGYWELQLNSKLIEASRDFFQLFNLPYSTTPITVQTFLATIHPADRGYLQAYIERTIWQDEAYILEFRVFHHDNELHYLQTYLHPIYDKQGKIIAIQGATQDITLHKEAEERLKKAIDDAERAKSEAEQANYAKGAFLANMSHEIRTPINGVLGMVELLRSTPLNEQQHHYLERVHTSGETLLTVINDILDFSKIEAGKLALENIDFNFHELIADTAEFFNLSIQSKGLKFNKAFPPAFPTLLKGDPIRLRQILNNLLSNAIKFTETGEISLKITVLEDKERHILLHLEVIDTGIGISTDVGNRLFKPFSQADSTTTRKYGGTGLGLAITRRLLQMMNSEISLTSKVGQGSTVWFNLRFEKSTLITPARILPLPPIVLNTNVVQTPVTRVLLAEDNEINQEVASSFLAKLGCQTYVVENGKEALDFLAKNPIDIVFMDCYMPIMDGFTATEQRRAAEQSQQKPHLPIIALTANAMLGDKERCLSAGMDDYISKPFNMQHLRNALQRWLPNHFNGLNIPAPTPMTSPLTTTESLLNETVITNLRIDMQERGIGWLIDIYLNDAPHSLKHLKDAVAEVDIEKIKSYAHKFKGSNKTIGAQKAADYCFLLEKALKNLEDFAEVQRLFAELEQIVEATKQALIKEKNASQPTHKSPVN from the coding sequence ATGAATATTTCTAACGGAATACAAACCTATGGCGTTTTGTTGACGCTGAAATATGCGGAGGCTGTAGAGTCTTTATCGATTATTCAGGTCAGCCAGAATGTGATTGAACATTTAGGCTTTACTGCAAATGAGCTTTTAAATCAGCCATTAAGTAAATGTATTCCTTTAGTCCAATTAGCCCCTTTAAAAGATTTTTTAAAAAACCCTTCACAATTAATAAACTATAATCCGTTTACGTGGGTTTTATCCGTCAAAGGGCAAACCCAACGTTTTAACGGAATTTTTTATTACAACCAGCAAGGTATGTTATTACTTTGTTTAGAACCTGTTTTAGCGCAAGCAAATCCTGATTTTTGGTATATTCATCAAGCACAAGCCATTATTGCACGCTTACAACCGATACAGCGTACTGAAACTTATTACATGAATTTAGTCAATGAGTTTCAAGCCTTTACAGGCTATGATCGAGTTTTACTCTATAGCTACAACCCATTGATGGGCGAGCAAATTTTAGCAGAAGCCAATAACAGTGCTTATATCACACATCCGCATCAGTATCCTTATCGAGAAATTCAGCCCGCGATTCATTTGGCGTGTCATAAACATCGCTTATGGTTTTTAAACGATATTCATCAATCAATTAGCTATTTAACCCCGTCACAACTGATGACAGGTGAGTTAGTTGATATGCATATGATTCCGCTTAATCCCCAATTACCGATTAGTTTACGTCATATACAAAATAACAAAGTGCGTGCTGTTTTCCTTTTAGCCCTCATCATTGATGACAAGCTTTGGGGATTTATTGTCGCACAACATAATAGCCCCTACCGTTTACCTTATGCGCAACGGGTTGCCTGTGAAGTGCTTGGACAAGCTATCTCTACACATCTGCATTATCTACAGCAGACGATAGACAGTCGCTTATATTCATCGAGCGATTTAACCCCAGCCACGCCTAATTTTATGCAGGCATTAAATGAATGTCGTGAGCATTATCACACGGTATTAAATGCACTGGAGGAAGGTTTAATTATTCATGACCATCAAGGAGATATTATTGAAATTAATCAACGTGCTTGCCAAATTTTAGATATGTCACTGGCAGAAATTAAAGCGAGTTATAACACAACGCAACTGCGTTTTTTCCATGAAGATGGCTCGCCTTATCCATATCAAGATTATCCGCCTTTATATGCGCTACATACGGATAAACCGCTACAACGTCTCGTTTTAGGGGTAACACATCAAGATAATGAAAATATCAAATGGCTATTAATTAATACACAACTGCTATACCGTGCGGGGAGTCACAATCCTTATGCACTTTTTGCTTCTTTTACAGACATCAGCGAGCATAAACGCACAGAAGAAGCCCTGCGTAAAAGTGAAGCCCGTTTATTAAAAACACAACAATTAGCCCGTTTAGGTTATTGGGAATTACAACTCAATAGTAAGCTAATTGAAGCCTCACGCGATTTTTTCCAACTCTTTAATTTACCTTACAGTACCACCCCCATTACCGTACAAACCTTTTTAGCCACTATTCACCCCGCTGATAGAGGTTATTTACAAGCGTACATTGAACGCACTATCTGGCAAGACGAAGCCTATATTTTAGAATTTCGAGTATTTCATCACGACAATGAGTTGCACTATTTACAAACCTATCTACATCCAATTTATGATAAACAAGGAAAAATAATTGCAATTCAAGGAGCAACCCAAGATATAACCTTGCATAAAGAAGCAGAGGAGCGACTTAAAAAAGCCATTGATGACGCAGAACGCGCAAAATCAGAAGCAGAACAAGCTAATTATGCAAAAGGTGCATTTCTTGCCAATATGAGTCATGAAATTCGTACCCCTATTAATGGCGTGCTAGGCATGGTCGAGCTTTTACGCTCAACCCCCTTAAATGAACAACAACACCATTATTTAGAGCGCGTACACACATCAGGAGAAACGCTATTAACCGTTATCAACGACATTTTAGATTTCTCAAAAATTGAAGCAGGAAAACTAGCCCTAGAAAATATTGATTTTAATTTTCATGAACTCATTGCAGACACCGCCGAATTTTTTAACTTATCTATTCAAAGTAAAGGCTTAAAATTTAATAAAGCCTTCCCGCCAGCCTTTCCAACCCTATTAAAAGGTGATCCCATCCGCCTACGCCAAATTCTAAATAATTTACTCAGCAACGCGATTAAATTTACTGAAACAGGAGAAATTAGTTTAAAAATAACCGTGTTAGAAGATAAAGAACGGCATATCCTTTTACATCTTGAAGTCATAGATACAGGCATCGGCATCAGTACCGATGTCGGCAACCGCCTATTTAAACCCTTTTCACAAGCAGATAGCACCACAACGCGCAAATATGGCGGAACAGGCTTAGGATTAGCGATTACTCGCCGTTTGCTACAAATGATGAACAGCGAAATCAGCTTAACCAGTAAAGTCGGTCAAGGTAGTACAGTCTGGTTTAATCTGCGTTTTGAAAAATCTACCCTCATTACCCCCGCACGCATACTCCCCTTGCCGCCGATAGTCCTAAATACAAACGTGGTACAAACACCCGTAACCCGCGTGTTATTAGCAGAAGATAACGAAATTAATCAAGAAGTCGCAAGTAGTTTTCTCGCAAAATTAGGCTGTCAAACCTATGTTGTGGAAAATGGAAAAGAAGCCTTAGATTTCCTCGCTAAAAACCCCATCGACATCGTTTTTATGGACTGCTACATGCCGATTATGGACGGATTTACCGCGACAGAACAACGACGTGCCGCAGAACAATCCCAACAAAAACCACATTTACCCATTATTGCTTTAACCGCTAACGCAATGCTGGGCGATAAAGAACGCTGCTTATCCGCTGGCATGGATGATTACATTAGTAAACCATTCAATATGCAACACCTGCGCAATGCACTACAACGTTGGCTACCGAATCATTTCAATGGATTAAACATTCCTGCGCCAACGCCAATGACTAGCCCGCTCACCACAACAGAAAGTTTGCTCAATGAAACAGTCATTACCAATTTACGTATTGACATGCAAGAAAGAGGAATCGGATGGCTTATCGATATTTATTTAAATGATGCGCCACACTCTTTAAAACACTTAAAAGATGCTGTAGCAGAAGTTGATATAGAAAAAATAAAAAGCTACGCCCATAAGTTTAAAGGCTCTAATAAAACCATTGGCGCACAAAAAGCCGCTGATTATTGTTTTTTACTAGAAAAAGCATTGAAAAATTTAGAAGATTTTGCAGAAGTACAACGCTTATTTGCTGAATTAGAACAAATTGTTGAAGCCACTAAGCAAGCATTGATTAAAGAAAAAAACGCGAGTCAGCCAACACATAAATCACCCGTTAATTGA
- the amrA gene encoding AmmeMemoRadiSam system protein A, whose translation MAHTSFTESQQQTLLSIAREAIQQHLKTGKTFIIDPKGFDEALQVIRAPFVTLTINRQLRGCIGTLIALQPLVHDVAHYAQAAAFHDPRFPPVTLAELPQLDIHLSILNPAEPLLFTDEMDLLRQLRPQVDGLIFEAQGHKATFLPSVWESLPTARDFLRHLKQKAGFSADYWSPSVKIQRYTVESIG comes from the coding sequence ATGGCGCATACATCCTTCACTGAATCGCAACAACAAACATTATTGAGCATTGCCCGTGAGGCGATTCAACAGCATTTAAAAACGGGTAAAACTTTCATCATAGACCCTAAAGGCTTTGATGAAGCCTTACAAGTGATTCGTGCGCCGTTCGTCACATTGACCATTAATAGACAATTACGTGGTTGTATCGGGACATTAATTGCTTTACAGCCATTAGTGCATGATGTCGCCCATTATGCCCAAGCTGCCGCTTTTCACGACCCCCGTTTTCCACCTGTTACCCTAGCAGAATTACCACAGTTAGATATTCATCTTTCTATCTTAAATCCCGCAGAACCCCTTTTATTTACGGATGAAATGGATTTGCTTCGCCAATTGCGTCCACAAGTGGATGGTCTGATTTTTGAAGCTCAGGGACATAAAGCCACTTTTTTACCGTCAGTTTGGGAGAGTTTACCCACTGCCCGCGACTTTCTACGTCATTTGAAACAAAAAGCGGGTTTTTCAGCGGACTATTGGTCTCCGAGTGTGAAAATACAACGCTATACGGTAGAATCCATCGGCTAA
- a CDS encoding zinc ABC transporter substrate-binding protein — MKKILFIILISLFSTVVQAGSDVVVTIKPIYALVLQLMAGEDSKPSLLLQGGESPHTYMLKPSQVSELHQAKLIIWVSPVVESFLVKPLSTIENVTILQLSDVPELTLLPIRSGGIWEKHVHHAEETHDEHEEHDAHEGHETHEHAEHDEVQTDGHLWLDPQNAIVMVKAIAHALSQLNPAQTALYQANAERLIQQLTALDERLKTQLTSIKTTPYIVFHDAYQYFERRYQLNGVGSITLSPENPPSAKRLHELRTRLQTGQVRCVFSEPQFEPKLVNTLIKGTNVKQGVLDPEGASLAANENLYFVLLENLANTLQQCLLSQ, encoded by the coding sequence TTGAAAAAAATACTATTTATTATTTTAATTAGTTTATTCTCTACAGTGGTACAAGCAGGTAGTGACGTGGTTGTCACAATAAAACCAATTTATGCATTGGTCTTGCAGTTAATGGCTGGAGAAGACAGTAAACCCAGCTTATTGCTACAAGGGGGAGAATCTCCACATACTTACATGTTAAAACCTTCTCAAGTCAGTGAGTTGCATCAAGCAAAATTAATCATTTGGGTTAGTCCTGTTGTTGAAAGTTTTTTAGTCAAACCATTATCAACCATAGAAAATGTCACCATTTTGCAATTAAGTGATGTGCCTGAGTTGACGCTATTACCGATCCGTTCTGGTGGAATTTGGGAAAAACATGTGCATCATGCTGAAGAAACTCATGATGAGCACGAGGAACATGATGCGCATGAAGGACATGAAACACATGAACATGCGGAACATGATGAAGTACAAACCGATGGACATCTTTGGTTAGACCCTCAAAATGCGATTGTCATGGTTAAAGCCATTGCTCATGCATTAAGCCAATTAAATCCTGCACAAACTGCGTTATATCAAGCCAATGCTGAACGGTTAATTCAACAATTAACCGCGTTAGACGAGCGTTTAAAAACGCAATTAACTTCTATAAAAACAACGCCATATATTGTTTTTCATGATGCTTATCAATATTTTGAGCGTCGCTATCAATTAAATGGGGTTGGTTCTATTACGCTGTCACCAGAAAATCCACCGAGTGCTAAACGCTTGCATGAGTTACGGACACGTTTGCAAACAGGGCAAGTACGTTGTGTTTTTAGTGAACCGCAATTTGAACCTAAATTAGTCAATACCTTAATAAAAGGTACAAACGTAAAGCAGGGCGTGTTAGACCCAGAGGGCGCAAGTTTAGCCGCGAATGAAAATCTGTATTTTGTGCTACTAGAAAACTTAGCGAACACGTTACAGCAGTGTTTGCTAAGTCAATAA
- a CDS encoding UDP-glucose dehydrogenase family protein: MRISIFGSGYVGLVTGACLAEVGNHVICVDVDTNKVALLNQGHVPIHEPGLDTLISNNMAEGRLKFTTDAINAIDFGEIIFIAVGTPPDEDGSADLRYVLAVAKSIGQNLTDYKVIIDKSTVPVGTADKVRAMVQAELDKRGVQQRFDVISNPEFLKEGAAIGDFMRPDRIIIGTDNPDVEELMQELYAPFNRNHDRLLIMDIRSAELTKYAANAMLATKISFMNEMANLAEKVGADIEQVRLGIGSDPRIGFGFIYAGCGYGGSCFPKDVKALEKTFREFGMQAQILTAVSNVNAQQQQVMFRKIHSHFKGDLRGKRFALWGLAFKPNTDDMREAPSRPLMEALWQAGASVQAYDPKAMTETQRIYGDRPDLTFCDNPEAALQDADALLVVTEWQVFRSPDFKLIESKLKQPVIFDGRNLYNHNRLKKAGFKYYAIGRGEQS; this comes from the coding sequence ATGCGGATTAGCATCTTTGGGTCTGGCTACGTAGGATTAGTGACAGGTGCTTGTTTAGCTGAAGTCGGTAATCATGTTATTTGCGTAGATGTTGATACCAATAAAGTTGCACTGCTGAATCAAGGACATGTCCCTATCCATGAACCCGGTTTAGATACCTTAATTAGCAACAATATGGCTGAAGGACGTTTAAAATTTACAACAGATGCAATTAATGCCATTGATTTCGGTGAAATTATCTTTATTGCAGTTGGCACGCCACCTGATGAAGATGGCTCTGCTGACCTCCGCTATGTTCTTGCTGTTGCAAAAAGTATTGGTCAAAACCTCACAGACTATAAAGTCATTATCGATAAATCCACTGTTCCTGTTGGTACAGCCGATAAAGTCCGTGCGATGGTACAAGCTGAACTCGATAAACGTGGCGTACAACAACGCTTTGATGTGATTTCTAATCCTGAATTCCTCAAAGAAGGAGCTGCCATTGGCGATTTTATGCGTCCTGACCGCATCATCATCGGCACAGACAATCCTGATGTTGAAGAACTGATGCAAGAACTCTATGCCCCGTTTAATCGCAACCATGACCGCTTATTAATCATGGATATTCGCTCCGCAGAACTGACTAAATACGCCGCTAACGCCATGCTTGCGACTAAAATCAGCTTTATGAACGAAATGGCAAATCTAGCCGAAAAAGTCGGCGCGGATATTGAACAAGTTCGCTTAGGGATTGGTTCAGACCCTCGCATTGGTTTTGGATTTATTTACGCAGGCTGTGGCTATGGTGGCTCATGCTTCCCAAAAGACGTTAAAGCCTTAGAAAAAACCTTCCGCGAATTTGGTATGCAAGCCCAAATCTTAACCGCCGTTAGCAATGTTAATGCGCAACAGCAACAAGTCATGTTCCGCAAAATACACAGCCACTTTAAAGGGGATTTACGTGGTAAACGCTTTGCCTTATGGGGACTTGCGTTTAAACCTAATACCGATGACATGCGCGAAGCACCCAGCCGTCCGCTGATGGAAGCCCTTTGGCAAGCTGGTGCAAGTGTACAAGCCTACGACCCCAAAGCGATGACAGAAACCCAACGAATTTATGGAGATAGACCAGATTTAACTTTCTGCGATAATCCAGAAGCCGCCTTACAAGATGCAGATGCCTTGCTGGTCGTGACTGAATGGCAAGTTTTCCGTAGCCCTGATTTCAAATTGATAGAAAGTAAACTCAAACAACCCGTTATTTTCGACGGTCGCAATCTCTATAATCACAACCGCTTAAAGAAAGCAGGCTTTAAATACTACGCTATTGGGCGCGGGGAACAGAGTTAA
- a CDS encoding thiol:disulfide interchange protein DsbA/DsbL, translated as MKRWFLQLLTISVLSLSFGVSAVYAEEDLYKDSYTLINPPQPTTTADKVEVTELFWYGCPHCFSFEPHINAWLSKKADYIEYVRVPAVFNNNWALHAKAYYTAEALNVVDKLHTALFNAIHLQKKRLADEASIMEVFKENGVSEEDFKKTFNAFVVDSRMRRANVLSVGYGATGVPAVIVNGKYLLSSDKTGGYDNLLKIVDYLAEKEYKAMKQNAPATTPVEEPKPTESAPATAEPAKPADAK; from the coding sequence ATGAAGCGTTGGTTTTTACAATTATTGACAATTAGTGTACTGAGCTTAAGTTTCGGCGTTTCTGCTGTATATGCAGAAGAAGACTTATACAAAGACAGTTACACCCTCATCAATCCACCGCAACCGACAACAACTGCGGATAAAGTAGAAGTAACTGAATTATTCTGGTACGGCTGCCCTCATTGCTTTTCATTTGAACCCCATATCAATGCATGGCTCTCTAAAAAAGCAGATTATATTGAGTATGTCCGTGTTCCTGCTGTGTTTAATAACAATTGGGCATTACATGCGAAAGCGTACTACACGGCTGAAGCCTTAAATGTTGTCGACAAGTTACATACTGCATTATTCAACGCCATTCATTTACAAAAGAAACGTTTAGCGGATGAAGCTTCTATTATGGAAGTCTTTAAAGAAAATGGCGTGAGCGAAGAAGACTTTAAGAAGACTTTTAATGCTTTCGTTGTAGATAGCAGAATGCGACGTGCAAATGTGTTAAGTGTTGGCTATGGCGCAACAGGCGTGCCTGCGGTTATTGTGAATGGTAAATATTTATTATCCAGTGATAAAACAGGTGGCTATGATAATTTATTAAAAATCGTAGATTATCTGGCTGAAAAGGAATATAAAGCCATGAAACAAAATGCCCCTGCAACAACCCCTGTGGAAGAGCCGAAACCCACAGAATCAGCACCAGCAACCGCAGAGCCTGCAAAACCTGCTGATGCAAAATAA
- the cbbX gene encoding CbbX protein, with product MTEPTSVYPDDTPVDLQAAFRDAHVQEVLDKLDRELIGLKPVKTRIRETASLLLVDRVRRSLNLQSESPSLHMSFTGNPGTGKTTVAMRIAEILHRLGYVRKGHLVAVTRDDLVGQYIGHTAPKTKEVLKKAMGGVLFIDEAYYLYRPENERDYGQETIEILLQIMENQRDDLVVVLAGYKDRMEQFFHSNPGMSSRIAHHIDFPDYSVDELVQIAKLMLTQQQYAFSPEAEQVFAEYVKLRMLQPHFANARSVRNALDRARLRQANRLFASSGKQLTKKDLVTLQPEDFSSSRVFATAKE from the coding sequence ATGACAGAACCTACTTCGGTTTATCCTGATGATACCCCAGTCGATTTACAAGCCGCATTTCGTGATGCACACGTACAGGAAGTGTTAGATAAACTAGACCGTGAATTAATTGGCTTAAAACCTGTTAAAACCCGTATTCGTGAAACGGCTTCATTATTATTAGTTGACCGTGTACGACGCAGTTTAAATTTACAATCAGAATCGCCAAGTCTGCACATGTCCTTTACAGGTAATCCAGGGACAGGCAAAACCACGGTTGCCATGCGAATTGCCGAAATTCTGCACCGTTTAGGATATGTGCGTAAAGGGCATCTTGTCGCTGTCACTCGTGATGATTTAGTCGGGCAATATATCGGACACACAGCCCCGAAAACTAAGGAAGTATTGAAAAAAGCCATGGGGGGCGTTTTATTTATCGATGAAGCCTATTATCTCTATCGCCCAGAAAATGAGCGTGATTATGGGCAGGAAACTATCGAGATTTTACTGCAAATTATGGAAAATCAACGTGATGATTTAGTCGTTGTACTCGCAGGCTATAAAGACCGTATGGAACAATTTTTTCATAGCAACCCCGGTATGTCTTCGCGGATTGCCCATCATATTGATTTCCCTGATTACAGTGTGGATGAGTTAGTACAAATTGCTAAATTAATGCTGACACAACAACAGTATGCATTTAGCCCTGAAGCCGAACAAGTCTTTGCGGAATATGTCAAACTGCGTATGTTACAACCACATTTTGCCAATGCACGCAGTGTCCGCAATGCATTAGACCGTGCCCGTTTACGCCAAGCCAATCGTTTATTTGCCAGCAGTGGCAAGCAACTGACTAAAAAGGATTTAGTAACGTTGCAACCTGAGGATTTTTCAAGTAGCCGAGTTTTTGCGACGGCGAAAGAATGA